The following nucleotide sequence is from uncultured Roseateles sp..
ATTTCGGGGTGGCGAAGCCGAACACCCTTTGCAGGTGGATCTGGCGCGGCGTGTTGTCGGCCAGGTCTTCACCTCGAACGATGTGGGTGACGGCCTGCTCGGCGTCGTCCACCACCACGGCCATCTGGTAGGTGAACAGGCCGTCGGCGCGCTTCAACACAAAGTCGCCGACCGCTAGCGTCAGGTCTTGCTGTTGGGCACCCAGGCGCCGGTCGTTCCACTGAATGGTCACCGGTTCGTCGCTGCTCACGCTGACGGTGGTGCGCACGCGGGTGGCGGTGGCGGGCTTGCCGTGCACGCCGTGGCGGCAGGTGCCGGTGTAGGCCAGCTCGGTGTGGCGGGCGGCGACCCGGCCCTGTGCTTCGAGTGCGGCGGCAATCGCCTTGCGGCTGCAGCCGCAGGGGTAGACCCAGCCTTGGCTATGCAGTTGTCCGAGCTTGCGCACATAAAGCGCGCTGCGCCGCGATTGGTACACCGGTGGCTCGTCGGGAAACAGGCCGCACTGGGCCAGCTGCCGCATGATGGTCAGGTCGGCGCCTTCGACGCTGCGTGGGCTGTCGACATCTTCCATGCGTACCAGCCAGCGGCCTTTGAGCGCACGTGCGTCCAGCCAACTGGCCAGGGCGGCGACCAGGGAGCCGGCGTGCAGCGGGCCGGTGGGTGAGGGCGCGAAGCGGCCGATGTAGCGGTGTTGGGGCTTGGTGGGTATCACAGCAAAAGTCCTTCATGTTGTTCGACCAGGGCCTTGCGCGTGGTGGCGCTGCCCAGCTGCTGCAGCCACCAGGCCAGCGCCCGGCCGGGCGGATGGCCGGTGTTGCGCCAGGAGTAGTGCAGATTGGCGCTGCGCCGGCCGGTCTCGGTGGCCTTGATGCGCAGACGCCCGGCCTCGACGTGGCGGCGCACCATGGGCTCGGGGATGGAGCCGCAGCCCAGCCCGCGCAGCTGAGCCTCCAGCTTGGCCGCCATCGAGGGCAGGGTCAGCACGTCCTGGCCAGGCATCACGCCTATCGTCATCGGGTCTAGGCTGCGGGCGGTGTCGGCCACGGCGACGATGCGGTGCTGGGCCATCTGCGCCAGCGTCAGCGGTTCGGGCAGCTCGGCCAGCGGGTGGTGGGGGGCGACGCAGAACACGAAGTCCAGCTCGCCCAGCGGCTCGGAGTGCACGGCGCTGCTCTGCACATTGCTGCTGCCGGTGCCTATGGCCAGATCGGCCTGGCCGGAGATCAGCGCCTCCCAGGTGCCGGACATGACCTCCATGCGCAGCTTGAGACGGGTGGGCACATTGCCACCGTCTTCGACGCGCAGCTCGTAGAAGGCGGCGATCAGGTCGAACAAGGCGCGACGGGCCAGCGCGTCATCGACGGCGATGGTCAGCTCGGTCTCCCAGCCGGTGGCGACGCGGCGCACCCGGTTGGCCACCGCGTCGATCTCCTGCAGCAGGCGCCGGCCCTCGTTGAGCAGCTCATGGCCGGCGGCGGTCAGCGTGGCCTGGCGCGAGCCGCGGTCGAACAGCAGCACATCCAGCGCATCTTCGAGCTGGCGCACGCTGTAGGTCAGGGCCGAGGGCACCTTGCCCATGTCGCGGGCGGCGGCGGCAAAGCTGCCGGTGCGGGCGATGGTGTCCATCATCGCCAGGGCTTCGGGGGTCAATACATTGCGTCTGTCGGTGGCGGACATGGAGGATTCTTGGCTGCGGGCAGGCGTTCATCTTATTTGAATGAAGGCTTCAAGTCCGGTTCACCGTGGCCAAGGGTCGCGGAACTACATTGGATTCATACCCTAATACACCGGAGAACGACCATGATGGAACTGATCAAGTCCTGCGACCGCGGCCATGCCGACCATGGTTGGCTCAACTCGTTCCACAGCTTTTCGTTTGCCGATTACTTCGACGCCAAGCGCATGGGCTTCGGCAATCTGCGCGTCATCAACGAAGACCGCATCGCCCCGGGCACCGGTTTCGGCTCGCACGGCCACCGCGATATGGAGATCGTCAGCTATGTGCTCGATGGTGAGCTGGCCCACAAGGACAGCATGGGCAATGGCACGGCCGCTGGCGCGGCTGGCGTGATCCGACCCGGCGACGTGCAGCGCATGAGCGCAGGCCGCGGCGTGGTGCACAGCGAGTTCAACAACGCTCCGCAGCAGACGCACTTTCTGCAGATATGGATACTGCCCGCCGAAAAGAACATAGCACCCGGCTACGAGCAGAAGCAGTTCAGCGAGGCCGACAAGCGCGGCCGTCTGCGCCTGGTGGCCGCCCCCGATGGCCGCGATGGTGCGGTGACGATACATGCCGATGCCAGCATCCGTGCCGGCCTGTTTGACGGTGCCGAGACCGCCGAGCTGACCTTGGACCCGCAGCGGCTGAGCTATGTGCACCTGGCGCGTGGCGAGCTGACCGTCAACGGCCAGGCGCTGAAGGCCGGGGACGCGCTGCAACTGCGCGGCGAGACGCAGCTGCGCATGGCCGAGGGCAAGCAGGCCGAGGTGCTGGTGTTCGATCTGGCTGCCTGAGCGTCCAAACCGGCGGCAGGCCGGGGTAAGCTTGCGAGATGAATTCCCTGTTCGCGATCGTTCGCTTCCTGCCGCTGATCGACTGGCTGGCCCTGGCGCTCTTCTTTGTCGCCTGGGTTGGCTACGCGACGATGGCCAAGCGCTGGGCGCTCAGCAAGGGTTCCCTGCTGGCAGCCACCAACCGTGTGCGCCGGGACTGGATGCTGCAGGTCACCTACCGCGAGGTGCGTGTCGTCGACGGAGTGGTGATACAGAACCTGTCCACCAGCCCCTCGTTCTTCGCCTCGACGACGATACTGATCATCGGCGGCCTGCTGGCCGTGCTGGGGGCCAGCGACAAGGCCAGCGATCTGGTGCGGGAACTGCCGTTCGCGGCAAGGACTACCGGCCTGGTGTTCGACTTCAAGCTGGTGCTGCTGACGGCGATCTTCGTTTACGCCTTCTTCCGCTTCACCTGGAGCATGCGCCAGTACACCTTTGGCGCACTGCTGATCGCGTCGGCGCCGTCATTCGAGTTGTACGAGAGCGAGGGCCTGTCGCGCGAGGCCTTTGCCGACCGAGCCGGGCGCATCGTCGCGATGGCTGCCGAGACCTTCAACGACGGCCTGCGCGCCTACTACATGGCCTTCGCCGCCGTCGCCTGGTTCTTCTCGCCCTGGGCCTTCATGGGCGCTACCCTGGGCGTGGTCTACATCCTCTACCAGCGCGAATTCCGCTCCGACGTGCTGGAGCTGCTGCGCGACAGCTGAGCGACCTACTTCAGTCCGCCGCTGAGGAATTGCTGCAGCCGCTGGCATTGCGGGCGCAACAGCACCTCGCGCGGATCGCCTTCTTCCTCGACCACGCCCTGGTGCAGGAACAGCACATGGTTGGACACTTCGCGGGCAAAGCCCATCTCGTGCGTGACAACGATCATCGTGCGGCCCTCGGCGGCCAGGTCCTGCATCACCTTCAGCACCTCGCCGACCAGCTCCGGGTCCAGCGCCGAGGTCGGCTCATCAAAAAGCATGACCTCGGGGTCGACGGCCAACGCGCGGGCGATCGCCACGCGCTGTTGCTCGCCGCCGGAGAGCTGGGCCGGATAGACGTCCTGCCGATGTGACACACCGACGCGGGCCAGCAAGGCCTTGGCCCGCTCCAGCGCCTGGGCCTTCGGGACCCCGAGCACATGGACCGGGGCCTCGATGACGTTCTCCAGCACCGTGCGGTGCTGCCAGAGGTTGAAGTTCTGGAACACCATGGCCAGGCGGGCACGCCACAGCTGCAACTGCTTGGCATCGCTGGCATGCAGGCTACCGTCGCGGTCACGCTTGAGCTTCAGTTCCTCGCCGCCCAGCGTGAGCTTGCCCTCGTTGGGTTGCTCCAGCAGGTTGATGCAGCGCAGAAAGGTGGACTTGCCCGAGCCGCTGGAACCGATCAGAGTGATCACATCGCCCTTCTGGGCGGTCAGCGAGACGCCGCGCAGCACTTCGCGCTCGCCGAATTTCTTGTGCAGGTTTTCTACGATCAGGCTTGGGGTCGTCATGTTCTGTGTGGCTCAGCTACCGAGCAAGTTACCCGTGCGTGTGGCTTGCGCGCCGGCCACCTTGGCGATCTTGGTACCGGCACTGGCAAAGCGGCCGCTGATATGGGCGTACATGACGCCATCAACGGGGGTTTTGATTTCGGTCACCTGGCCGCTCAGTGGGTCGATCAGCTCGGCCACCACCTCGCCGGCGCGCAGCAGGGCGCCGGGCGCGACCAGAAAGGTCAGCATGCCGCTGGTGGGCGCGGCCAGCGGCACCGAGCCGGCCAGCGGCGTGGCCGGATGCAGCAACGGCGGCAAGGCCGGTGCCGGGCCTTTGATGACGCCGCGGTGACGCAAGAAAGCAATGATGCCGTCGGCGTCCTTGGTGGCCAGCGCATGGTTCACATCGCGGTTGCCGCGCAGTTCCACCGTCACCGACAGACAGGCCGGCGGAACGGGATAGCGGCCGGCAAAACGCTCGGCCAGTTGCCACCAGATCTTCGAGCAGGCCTCGTCGAATGGTTCGCCGCCCGACTCCTTGGCCAGCAGCGTGGCGTGCGCGCCCAGGCAGCGTGCCAGCGGCTCGCATTGCTGCCACAGATCGGTGCCGGTGTAGAGGTGCAGCACGGCCTCGGCGTCGCAGTGCAGGTCCAGCACCACCTCGGCGTCCATGCTCAGGCTCAGCAAGGTGCGGCGCAGATGCTGCAGCTCGGTGGCGGCGGGCTGCTCGGCGATGCTGTCGCGCAGCGCTTGCCGTATATGGGCCACATTGCTCAGTGCGTCCTCGCCCAGCTTCGATTCGATGCGGGCGGCCACCGCCTCGGCCAGGTCGCCATAGTGGCGGTTGAAGTTCTCGCCGGTGTTCAGCTCGAAGCGGCCGTGAGCGGCGCCCAGGACCCACTGCGACAGGCCGATCGGATTGGCCACCGGCACCAGCACAACCTGGCCCTGGATCTGGCCTTCGGCTTCGAGCTTGTCCAGGCGCTGGCGCAGATGATGGGCCACCAGCATGCCCGGCAGCTCGTCGGCATGCAGCGAGGCCTGGATATAGATCTTCGGGCCGCTGTCGGGACCGTAGTGCAGGCTGATCAGTTCGCGCTGCGTGCCAGTGTGGCGCTGAGCAGCGAGTGTTTGACGGTGCGCATGGTGGTGTGGTGGTCAGCGCGGCAGCAGGGGCTTCAGCCAGCGGGCCTCGGCCGCATGGAACAGGCCCACCAGGGTCGAGGTCATGACGAAATACATCAGCGCCGCCATGATGAAGGCCTCGAAGGGCAGGTAGTGGGTGGAGTAGGTCTGGCGCGCGGCGCTGGTCAAGTCCAGCAGCGTCACGACGCTGGCCAGCGAGGTGCCGTGCAGCATGAAGATCACCTCGTTGCCATAGGCCGGCAGCGAGCGGCGCAGCGCCGAGGGCAGGATGATGCGGCGGAACATCACCGTGCGCGACATGCCCAGAGCCTTGGCCGCCTCGATCTCGCCAGCCGGCAGTGCGCGGATCGCGCCGGCAATGATCTCGATCGTGTAGGCGCAGGTGTTGATGGCGAAAGACAGGCAGGCGCAGAACCAGGCCGACTGCAGCCAGGGCCACAGCCAGCTGTCGCGCACAAAGCTGAACTGTGCCAGGCCGTAGTAGATCAGGAACAGCTGCACCAGCAGCGGCGTGCCGCGGAATACATAGGTGAACAGCCACACCGGCCGGCTCAGCCAGGGGTTGTGCAGCGTGCGTAGCACGGCCAGCGGAATGGCGAACAGCAGGCCGAAGGCCAGCGAGATGGCCAGCAGCTCGATGGTCGTCACCGCACCGCTGAAGTATTTGGGCAGGGCCTCGATGATGGGCGCGAAATTCATAGCCGGCTGGCCTTCACGCCTATGGACAGGCGCTGCTGCGCCCGGCTGAACAGGTATTCGGAGGCACTGGTGAAGGCCAGGTAGATCACCGCCACGGCGCCGTAAAAGACGAAAGGCTCGCGGGTGGCACCTGCCGCCAGGCCCGCACGGTTCATCATGTCGCTCAGACCAATCACCGAGACGATGGCCGTGCTCTTGATCAGCACCAGCCAGTTGTTGAACAGCGCCGGCAGTGCGTGGCGCATCATTTGCGGCCAGGTGATGCGGATCAGCACCTGGGCCGGGCTCATGCCGAACGCAATGCCGGCCTCGCGCTGACCCGGCGGCACAGCCAGAAAGGCACCGCGGAAGGTCTCTGTCAGATAGGCGCCGAAGATGAAGCCTATGGTCAGGACACCGGCCACGAAGGGGTCGATGTCTATGTATTCGGTGTGGCCCAGGCGTTCGGCGAGGTCATTCACCGCCACCTGGCCACCGAAGAAGATCAAGAGCATCAGCACCAGGTCGGGCACACCGCGGATCGCAGTGGTGTAGACCTGGGCCGATGTGCGCAGAAAGCGCGAACGCGACAATTTGCACATCGCCCCCACAAGGCCCAGCAGGACCGCAATCAGCAGCGAAAGCAGGGCCACGCAAAGCGTGAGCCAAGCGCCTTCGAGCAGGCTCGTGCCATATCCGTGCAGCATGGGGGCGAGATGTCTTCGTCTTACTTGGGCAGAATGTCGTACTTGAAGTACTTGTCGGCCAGGGCCTTGGTGGCGCCGCTGGCACGGTGGGCGGCAATCGCCTCATTGAACTTCTTGGCCAGAGCGGTGTCGCCCTTGCGCACCGCCACGCCGACGCCGTCACCGAAGAACTTCTTGTCGGTGAAATCGGGGCCGGTGAAGCCAAAGCCCTTGCCGGCCGGCGTCTTCAGGAAGCCATCGTCAGCGGCTACCGAGTCGGCCAGGGTGGCGTCGATACGGCCGGCGGCCAGATCCAGGAACACCTCGTCCTGCTTGGTATAGCGCTTGATCTCGCTTTGCTTGAAGGTTGCTGCGGCGAAGGTTTCGTGGATCGTGCCGCTTTGCACGCCGATCTTCTTGCCCTTCAGGCCGGCCGGCGTGCCGTCCAGCTTTGTGCCCAGCTTGGCCACCAGACGCGCCGGGGTGCTGTAGTAGGCATTGCTGAAGGCCACGGCCTTCTTGCGCTCGTCGGTGATGGACACCGAGGCGATGATGGCGTCGAACTTCTTGGCCTGCATGGCCGGGATCAGGCCGTCGAAGTCCTGCTGCACCAGCGTGCATTCGGCCTTCATCTGGGCACAGTAGGCCAGGGCCAGATCGATCTCGAAGCCCTTGAGCTTGCCGTCGGCGCCAACTTCGCTGAATGGAGGGTAGGCCCCTTCCACGCCAATGCGGATCTTCTTCCAGTCGGGCGCCTGGGCTTGTGCAGCAAAGCTGCTGACGGCCAGGGCGAGCAGGGCAGCGATATGACGTCGTTGCATGGGTATCCTCCGGAGGTTGAAAAAAGGCATTGTGTGCTGGAATGCCGGGCTTGCAGAGCGGGCTGTGAATTTTATGTGACGCTCGGCAACAACCCTTATTGCCATTCCTTTGACCACCGTCTCGGCCGCTACAGCCGGGCCATAAACGCCTTCACCGCGGCCACGGTCAGCGCCGGGTCTTCTTCCTGCGGCACATGGCCCAGTTGCTCGAAGACTTGCAGCTGGCTGCCGGCAATCTCGCGGGCAAAGCGCTGACCATTGCTCAGCGGAATCAGTCGGTCTTTGCCCCCCCAAAGTATCAATGTCGGCTGCTTCAGGGTCGGGATCTGCGCTGCATAACGGCCCGGCTCCAGCTGGGCGAGGCGTTGCGTCAGCGCCTCGCGGTTGCCTTCGCGCACGGCCATCTCGAAGTATCGGTCTATCAGCTCGGAGTCGACCTTGGCCGGGTCCCCGTAGACATTGCGTACGCTTTGCTCGATCATCCGCCGCGGCAGGATACCCTTGACCAGATAGCGCGCGCCAGGCAGGCGGGCCAACTGGAAGCCCAGAGGTATCGACTCCGGCTGGAAGTCATAGCCACCGGCATCGACCAGTACCAGGGCCTTGACCCGCGTGGGCGCGTTGGCAGCCACCTGCCAGGCAATCTCACCCCCCAGCGAGTTGCCACCCAGCACCACCTGCTTCAGCTTGAGCTGGTCCATCAGGGCCAGCACGAAGCGCACGTAGGTGGGGTCGCTGTAGTCGCCGCTGTCGTTGGGCCCGGTCAGTCCGAAGCCGGGCAGGTCGAAGCTGATGACGCGATGCGCGGGCTGCAGCTCGCGCACCCAACCCTCCCAGGTGTGCAGGCTGGCCGAGGTGCCGTGTATCAGCACGATGGGCGTGGGGTCGGCCTTGGGACCCTGGTCGCGCAGATGGACAAGCTGGCCATTCAGCTCGATGAACTCGGACGGTGGCGGTGCCCAGCGCAGGACCAGGCTCTCCACCGGCCGCTCGGGCGCGCGTGACAGGCCAACGCCTATGGCCAGCAACAGGATCAGCAGTCCGGTCGCGCGCAGCAGCCAAGTCGAGATCATGCTTTTGCGTTGGCCGGAGGCTGCAGATAGCCAGGGTGCGGCTTGCCCACCGGCTCGGGCTGCAGGCTGGGTGCCAGCGCCT
It contains:
- a CDS encoding alpha/beta hydrolase, whose translation is MISTWLLRATGLLILLLAIGVGLSRAPERPVESLVLRWAPPPSEFIELNGQLVHLRDQGPKADPTPIVLIHGTSASLHTWEGWVRELQPAHRVISFDLPGFGLTGPNDSGDYSDPTYVRFVLALMDQLKLKQVVLGGNSLGGEIAWQVAANAPTRVKALVLVDAGGYDFQPESIPLGFQLARLPGARYLVKGILPRRMIEQSVRNVYGDPAKVDSELIDRYFEMAVREGNREALTQRLAQLEPGRYAAQIPTLKQPTLILWGGKDRLIPLSNGQRFAREIAGSQLQVFEQLGHVPQEEDPALTVAAVKAFMARL
- the gluQRS gene encoding tRNA glutamyl-Q(34) synthetase GluQRS — encoded protein: MIPTKPQHRYIGRFAPSPTGPLHAGSLVAALASWLDARALKGRWLVRMEDVDSPRSVEGADLTIMRQLAQCGLFPDEPPVYQSRRSALYVRKLGQLHSQGWVYPCGCSRKAIAAALEAQGRVAARHTELAYTGTCRHGVHGKPATATRVRTTVSVSSDEPVTIQWNDRRLGAQQQDLTLAVGDFVLKRADGLFTYQMAVVVDDAEQAVTHIVRGEDLADNTPRQIHLQRVFGFATPKYLHTPLVLGENGEKLSKQNGAAALELDDPLPALHAAAQTLGLQLDAPADTTLSDWLHRATQAWAKQWHDRCP
- a CDS encoding ATP-binding cassette domain-containing protein, whose translation is MTTPSLIVENLHKKFGEREVLRGVSLTAQKGDVITLIGSSGSGKSTFLRCINLLEQPNEGKLTLGGEELKLKRDRDGSLHASDAKQLQLWRARLAMVFQNFNLWQHRTVLENVIEAPVHVLGVPKAQALERAKALLARVGVSHRQDVYPAQLSGGEQQRVAIARALAVDPEVMLFDEPTSALDPELVGEVLKVMQDLAAEGRTMIVVTHEMGFAREVSNHVLFLHQGVVEEEGDPREVLLRPQCQRLQQFLSGGLK
- a CDS encoding ABC transporter permease, producing the protein MNFAPIIEALPKYFSGAVTTIELLAISLAFGLLFAIPLAVLRTLHNPWLSRPVWLFTYVFRGTPLLVQLFLIYYGLAQFSFVRDSWLWPWLQSAWFCACLSFAINTCAYTIEIIAGAIRALPAGEIEAAKALGMSRTVMFRRIILPSALRRSLPAYGNEVIFMLHGTSLASVVTLLDLTSAARQTYSTHYLPFEAFIMAALMYFVMTSTLVGLFHAAEARWLKPLLPR
- a CDS encoding M14 family metallopeptidase, with product MLVAHHLRQRLDKLEAEGQIQGQVVLVPVANPIGLSQWVLGAAHGRFELNTGENFNRHYGDLAEAVAARIESKLGEDALSNVAHIRQALRDSIAEQPAATELQHLRRTLLSLSMDAEVVLDLHCDAEAVLHLYTGTDLWQQCEPLARCLGAHATLLAKESGGEPFDEACSKIWWQLAERFAGRYPVPPACLSVTVELRGNRDVNHALATKDADGIIAFLRHRGVIKGPAPALPPLLHPATPLAGSVPLAAPTSGMLTFLVAPGALLRAGEVVAELIDPLSGQVTEIKTPVDGVMYAHISGRFASAGTKIAKVAGAQATRTGNLLGS
- a CDS encoding LysR family transcriptional regulator, coding for MSATDRRNVLTPEALAMMDTIARTGSFAAAARDMGKVPSALTYSVRQLEDALDVLLFDRGSRQATLTAAGHELLNEGRRLLQEIDAVANRVRRVATGWETELTIAVDDALARRALFDLIAAFYELRVEDGGNVPTRLKLRMEVMSGTWEALISGQADLAIGTGSSNVQSSAVHSEPLGELDFVFCVAPHHPLAELPEPLTLAQMAQHRIVAVADTARSLDPMTIGVMPGQDVLTLPSMAAKLEAQLRGLGCGSIPEPMVRRHVEAGRLRIKATETGRRSANLHYSWRNTGHPPGRALAWWLQQLGSATTRKALVEQHEGLLL
- a CDS encoding ABC transporter permease encodes the protein MLHGYGTSLLEGAWLTLCVALLSLLIAVLLGLVGAMCKLSRSRFLRTSAQVYTTAIRGVPDLVLMLLIFFGGQVAVNDLAERLGHTEYIDIDPFVAGVLTIGFIFGAYLTETFRGAFLAVPPGQREAGIAFGMSPAQVLIRITWPQMMRHALPALFNNWLVLIKSTAIVSVIGLSDMMNRAGLAAGATREPFVFYGAVAVIYLAFTSASEYLFSRAQQRLSIGVKASRL
- a CDS encoding ABC transporter substrate-binding protein, which codes for MQRRHIAALLALAVSSFAAQAQAPDWKKIRIGVEGAYPPFSEVGADGKLKGFEIDLALAYCAQMKAECTLVQQDFDGLIPAMQAKKFDAIIASVSITDERKKAVAFSNAYYSTPARLVAKLGTKLDGTPAGLKGKKIGVQSGTIHETFAAATFKQSEIKRYTKQDEVFLDLAAGRIDATLADSVAADDGFLKTPAGKGFGFTGPDFTDKKFFGDGVGVAVRKGDTALAKKFNEAIAAHRASGATKALADKYFKYDILPK
- a CDS encoding DUF599 domain-containing protein, which encodes MNSLFAIVRFLPLIDWLALALFFVAWVGYATMAKRWALSKGSLLAATNRVRRDWMLQVTYREVRVVDGVVIQNLSTSPSFFASTTILIIGGLLAVLGASDKASDLVRELPFAARTTGLVFDFKLVLLTAIFVYAFFRFTWSMRQYTFGALLIASAPSFELYESEGLSREAFADRAGRIVAMAAETFNDGLRAYYMAFAAVAWFFSPWAFMGATLGVVYILYQREFRSDVLELLRDS
- a CDS encoding pirin family protein; this translates as MMELIKSCDRGHADHGWLNSFHSFSFADYFDAKRMGFGNLRVINEDRIAPGTGFGSHGHRDMEIVSYVLDGELAHKDSMGNGTAAGAAGVIRPGDVQRMSAGRGVVHSEFNNAPQQTHFLQIWILPAEKNIAPGYEQKQFSEADKRGRLRLVAAPDGRDGAVTIHADASIRAGLFDGAETAELTLDPQRLSYVHLARGELTVNGQALKAGDALQLRGETQLRMAEGKQAEVLVFDLAA